The Edaphobacter flagellatus sequence GATGGCGTTGGCCTTCTGCGCCGCTTCGATGGAGGTCTTCAACGTCTCCTGCGATCCCTGATCTCCACCGTCGGTCAGCAGAACGAGGATCTTGCGGCCGGCCTCCTGGCGCAGTTTGTCATGGGCTGCGAGGTAGACAGCGTCGAACAACAAAGTCCCACGCGGCGTTCCATTGCCGGTCACGGAGCCGGTGCCTGCGCCGGTGTTGATAGTGGCCTTATCGAGTGCACGCTTCAGCTCGCGCGGCGAGTTCGTATAGTCGGCTAGAAGATCGACATTGATATCGAAGGAGATCAGAAAGGCCTCATCCTTCGGCGTCAATACGTCCTTCAGAAACTGCGCTCCGGCCTCCTGCTCCAATGGCAGTACGTTCTGCTGGCTTCCGCTGGTGTCGAGCAGGATGCCAATGGTCAGTGGCAGAGTCTTTTCCTGTGTGAAGTTCTTGATCTTCTGCTCAACTTTGTCTTCATAGACCTGGCAGTCATCTTTGTGCAGGTTGGTGATGAAGCCGTTCTTGTCACGAACGGAGAAATAGACGTTCACCAGGTTGACGTTGATCTTGAGAGTCTGAGTATCGCCGGTATCTACCGGTTGCTCTGGTGCGGCAGAGCTGGCGGGTGGTGGACCGCCGGGAGTTGGCGCTTCCTGGGCGACGAGGGCTGGAGCGGCGAGCAGGCCGAGCGACACAGCGGACAGGGCAACAGCAGAGCAAAGAGAGGCGCGCATAAATCTATAGACGAGAGTAGTCCAAAACTAGTCAGCGGAAAAAGATGCCGTAAAGACAGGAAATTCAGCCATATCGGTCCATTCTGCACAACGCCGGGGGTGGGTCGTGCGTCTACAGTACAGGTGCCGAAGAAGATAGCGGGCGCAGGCTGGCGCTGGTAGTCTGGTAGCTGGCAAATATTTGGTCCGGACGCCCGGTGGCGTCCGAACGGGGGTAGCGAGTGGTAAGGGAAAGCGTATTGGCAGGAGTCCTGGCGTTCATGACGCTCGGGCAGCAGGCTGCTCAACAGACAACAGAGGCTTCGGCGGCACAACAGGTTCCCGATGCACCGCGGCCGCAGGTGTCCCTGCCCACACGTGATTCTATCCGCCCTGGCATGGGCACAACGACAACCTCGAATGGAGACCAGCCTGCTGGCCAGGATCAGGCGCCTCCGAGCAGCCTTCCCTCCTCTGCCGCGCAGGAAAAGCTGGACGACGGTCCTCCGCCGGAACTGCCCGCTGCCGGACAAGGACCTGGTTCTTTTACGCTCCGCGTACAGACGAACTTCGTTGAAGTTCCTTTTACGGTCAAGGACAACAAAGGCAGGCTGGTTCCCGGCATCACATGGCGTGAGGTGCGGGTTTATGAGAACAATGTTCCGCAGAGGATCAGCCTTTTCACGGTCGATCCGTGGCCGCTCTCGGTGGCTCTTGTCATCGACCAGAGCCTGACCCCCGACAACATGACAAAGGTGAATAATTCGCTGTCGGCGCTGCAGGGCGCGTTTGCTCCGTATGACGAGGTGGCGGTCTTCACATATAACAACGGCCCCCGCATGAGAACGGACTTTACGGCAGCTCAAAGCCCGCGTTTGACCTTCACGCTTGAGACCTCGAAGGCTACGGGACGTGAGCCTTACATGAACATGGGCGGTCCGATGGCGCAGACGAATACGCTCAACGGTCGCGTCTTCGATCCCAATACAGCTCCAGTTCGCAACAGCCCTTCGATCGAGCTGAAGGTTCCGAAGGAAGTGCATACGCTGAACGACGCCATTCTTGAGGCGGCGAAGGCTACGGCAAAGGCCGGCAAGGGCCGCCGACGCGTGATCTACGTGATCAGTGACGGCAAGGAATACGGCAGCCAGGCGAAGACGAAGGATGTCATCCATTATCTGCAGGCGAACAAGATTTCTGTCTATGGCACGCTGGTTGGCGACTCTTCCATACCTGTAGTCGGGTTCCTCGACAAGATTCATGTACCGTTCCAGATGAGGGACAACGTCCTGCTGACCTACACCAACGCAACGGGCGGCAACCTTGAGGCGGAGTTCCGTCAAAAGGGTATCGAACAGAGCTTCCAGAAGATCTTCGAAGAGGTCCGCACGCAGTACACGATCGGCTACTACACGCACGAACCGTTTATCGACGGCAAGTACCGCACGCTGGATGTGCGCGTGCTGCGGCCGAGCCTGACGGTGCTCGCCAAGAAGGGTTATTACCCGACGGCGAGCGATGCGGGTCCGACGAACGTGGTGACTCCGAAGCAGTAAGCTCAATCGAGAATGCTTGAAGCAAATGCACTGCTTGCCCTGGCAGCCGCTGTACTGTGGGGCATTGGGGATTTCTCTGGCGGGATGGGAGCCAAGTACGCGATTGGCTCCTCCGCCAGCCCTCAGAACGATTCCCTTATCCGTTCGCTGCGCGGCGCGATGCGCGTCGTGCTGACGAGCCATGCGGCCAGCTTTACAGTCCTTGTCTTAATAGCCACGTTGCGCGGCGATGCGTTTCCGCATGGCGCTCCGCTGGCCTGCGGCCTGATGGCCGGGCTGATGGGCGGCCTGTCGCTGACGGGCTTCTATGTCGCGCTGGCGCAGGGAGCGATGGGCGCTCCGGCGGCGATCAGCGGATTGCTGGCGGCTGCGATTCCGGCGGCTGTCTCGATCGCTCATGAAGGCTCACCGGGCTGGCTGAAAATAGCGGGCTTTACGATTGCAGGGTGCGCGATCTGGATGATTGCAGCGGGTGAGAATCCAGAGTCGGTTCCGGTTTCGGCTGTCACGACATGGCTTGCGATCGGCTCGGGCGCGGGCTTCGGAGTGTACTTTGTTGCGCTGAAGTATGCCGCAGCGGCCGGGTTCTTCTGGCCGATGGCGACGGCGAGGATCGGGAGCCTGACGACGTGTTCGACGATCCTGCTGGTGACGGCGGCGGCGGCACGCGGCAGCAGTTCCGCAAAAGGCTGGCTACCGCGCAAAGCTGTGTTTTGGGCGCTGACGACGGCCTTGGGCGATACGTCAGGCAATCTGCTGTTTATGGCGGCGACGCGGGCTGGACGGCTGGATGTGGCTTCCGTGCTGGCGTCGCTTTATCCGGCTTCGACGATCCTGCTGGCTGCGTGGACGCTGCACGAGCGGCCGACCCGGCGGCAGGGCCTGGGGATGCTGGTTGCGGCGGCGGCGGTGGTGATGATCACGCTCTGACCCCCTCCCCCCTGTTTCCTGCAAAATATTCATTCCATGCGATTTAGCCTGGAGGGTACTTTGTAAAATATTGATTTCACATGGCTTATCTAGCAAAATATTGATTTATAAAGAGTTATCCCCAAGTCTTTGACCCGGGGATTTTTTCTCCCTGCATTTAAGTCTAGCAAGGCCGAGGAAACTAATCGGCAGAAATTTTCGGGTTTATTTGCTTTGGAATGAATCGCTTGTGGTTTTAGGGGGCTTGACATCGTTTTGACTTAGCCACCATGCGGCGAGCGTCACGACAATGAAGAGGCCTACGACAATAAGGTTGGGATAGATGATTCTGCCGTGGACATGGGGTTCATGACCGGGGATTCCCGCCCAATAGGAAGAGATGGGTAGAAGGGTGGGTACATAGAAGAACGGGGTCCAGTAGGAGAGGGATAGAAGAGTGGCCGCGGTGAAAGCTGCAGCCGGCTCCTGCGTTCGCCGCCAGAGGAGCCAAGTAGCGGTAGCAGCTACTCCTGCGAAGAGAAATAGCAGAATAGCCGAGTGATAGCGGGCGTGAGGATGCCAGAGCGGATTCAGGAGATGATTGGAACTCCAGTCCAACACGAAGGACAGGATGGCTCCTCCCAGAAGGACGAAGGTGAGAAGAATTTTTGCGATATGAGTACGGTTCAAGGGAACACCTCTTGGCGTAGCTAAGTGAGTAAACGCTCACTTTAGTATCAAGACGCAGAACGTGACAGGATAGTCTCCGGGATGATCGAAAAAAAGAAGGCTCATGGGCGACGTGGGGGACGGCAGAGCCGTCGAGGAGAGATTGTGGCCGCCGCAACGGAGCTTTTACAGGAACGCGGACTTCATGGAGTCACGACACGGGCGATTGCGGAGCGAGTCCCCTGCTCGGAAGGAGCGATTTATGTGCATTTCAGGGATCGACTGGAGTTGATTCTGGCCGTTCTGGAGGAATCTTTGCCAGAGATGCTGGTTCCTTTACACGCGCTCAGAGAGAGGATTGGTGTGGGGACAGTGGAGGAGAATCTAGCGACCGCAGTGGAAGGGCTGTTGCGCTTCCACCAGAAGGTTGTTGGAATGCTTTGTTCGCTGGTGACGGAGCCTGATCTGCGTACCCGGTTTCGGGAGTCAATGGGGGACCGTGGGCCGGAACGTGGGATTCGTACTTTGGCGGAGTACATCGCGGAAGAGCAGGCACTAGGGAGGATTTCGGGCGAGATCGATGCTCCAGGAGCCGCGTATGGGTTGATGGCTGGGGCTTTCTTTCACACCTTTACGGAAGCGCTGCTGGGACGAGAGAAAAAGCTGGATGTGGCGGGACTGGTCAAGAGCGTTCTGCGGTGAATGTCGCCCTGGAATTTGGCCGCACTAGAGCTTGATCTTTGAGGGGTCCATGGTCGGCTTGGGGTATTTGAGCTTGAGGTGGCTGAGGGCGCTGACGAGGACCTGCGAGATGAGGACGTTGCGATACCACTTGTAGTCCGACGGGATGATGAACCAGGGAGCGTGTTTGCGGCTGGTGGCCGGGATGAGCTCCTCGTAGGCGGCCTGGTAGTCGTCCCAGAACTGGCGTTCGTGGAAGTCGGACTCGGAGAGTTTCCATTGCTTGTCTGGATCGTCGATGCGCTCC is a genomic window containing:
- a CDS encoding TetR/AcrR family transcriptional regulator, giving the protein MIEKKKAHGRRGGRQSRRGEIVAAATELLQERGLHGVTTRAIAERVPCSEGAIYVHFRDRLELILAVLEESLPEMLVPLHALRERIGVGTVEENLATAVEGLLRFHQKVVGMLCSLVTEPDLRTRFRESMGDRGPERGIRTLAEYIAEEQALGRISGEIDAPGAAYGLMAGAFFHTFTEALLGREKKLDVAGLVKSVLR
- a CDS encoding VWA domain-containing protein → MTLGQQAAQQTTEASAAQQVPDAPRPQVSLPTRDSIRPGMGTTTTSNGDQPAGQDQAPPSSLPSSAAQEKLDDGPPPELPAAGQGPGSFTLRVQTNFVEVPFTVKDNKGRLVPGITWREVRVYENNVPQRISLFTVDPWPLSVALVIDQSLTPDNMTKVNNSLSALQGAFAPYDEVAVFTYNNGPRMRTDFTAAQSPRLTFTLETSKATGREPYMNMGGPMAQTNTLNGRVFDPNTAPVRNSPSIELKVPKEVHTLNDAILEAAKATAKAGKGRRRVIYVISDGKEYGSQAKTKDVIHYLQANKISVYGTLVGDSSIPVVGFLDKIHVPFQMRDNVLLTYTNATGGNLEAEFRQKGIEQSFQKIFEEVRTQYTIGYYTHEPFIDGKYRTLDVRVLRPSLTVLAKKGYYPTASDAGPTNVVTPKQ
- a CDS encoding DMT family transporter yields the protein MLEANALLALAAAVLWGIGDFSGGMGAKYAIGSSASPQNDSLIRSLRGAMRVVLTSHAASFTVLVLIATLRGDAFPHGAPLACGLMAGLMGGLSLTGFYVALAQGAMGAPAAISGLLAAAIPAAVSIAHEGSPGWLKIAGFTIAGCAIWMIAAGENPESVPVSAVTTWLAIGSGAGFGVYFVALKYAAAAGFFWPMATARIGSLTTCSTILLVTAAAARGSSSAKGWLPRKAVFWALTTALGDTSGNLLFMAATRAGRLDVASVLASLYPASTILLAAWTLHERPTRRQGLGMLVAAAAVVMITL
- a CDS encoding VWA domain-containing protein, whose translation is MRASLCSAVALSAVSLGLLAAPALVAQEAPTPGGPPPASSAAPEQPVDTGDTQTLKINVNLVNVYFSVRDKNGFITNLHKDDCQVYEDKVEQKIKNFTQEKTLPLTIGILLDTSGSQQNVLPLEQEAGAQFLKDVLTPKDEAFLISFDINVDLLADYTNSPRELKRALDKATINTGAGTGSVTGNGTPRGTLLFDAVYLAAHDKLRQEAGRKILVLLTDGGDQGSQETLKTSIEAAQKANAIVYVIMIADRGFGGYGGFYTGGADMDRMAKETGGRVINVGNNGKKLEDAFNQIQDELRTQYLVSYTPSNLKLDGGFRTLNINCGKDTKVQARKGYYAMADAGND
- a CDS encoding DUF6640 family protein, with translation MNRTHIAKILLTFVLLGGAILSFVLDWSSNHLLNPLWHPHARYHSAILLFLFAGVAATATWLLWRRTQEPAAAFTAATLLSLSYWTPFFYVPTLLPISSYWAGIPGHEPHVHGRIIYPNLIVVGLFIVVTLAAWWLSQNDVKPPKTTSDSFQSK